In the Syntrophomonadaceae bacterium genome, TTGCTCCAATGCCCATGCCACGACTGGCAATTTGACCTCCGCTCCGGGGAGTTCACCCTAGCGCCGGAAATAAAAATCCCTGCCTTTTTGGTCAAGGAGGAAAACGGGGAAATATTGCTGAAAACGGGAGGAGAACTACCATGAAAGCATTCTTGTATGCTTTAAGCACCTGTTTCCATTGTCAGCGCACAAAAAAATGGCTGAATGAACACCAGATCGCTTACGATTATGTTGATGTAGACCTTGCCGAAGAAGAAGAAAAAAAACGCTTAATCCAGGAAGTCCAAACGATGACCGGCTCGACGCAATTTCCGGTGTTAAAAGTCGGCAAACAGCACACGGTCGGCTTTAACGAGGAACGCATCCGGAAGTTGTTGGGGTAGGCTACACATGCAAAAAACCAACCGTAAAGAGTTTATCCGCACCTGGTTTGCCGCCGTGGTGGATAAACTTGGTTACAAGTTTACACCTGATGTTGAAATGGCTGAGTTCCTCCTGGAACAGATTGTGCTACTGGAACAGAGGTTCGGCAGCCCCTACTGCCCCTGTCAGGCCCTGACCGGGAACAGGGCAGACGACATGAAAATCGTCTGTCCGTGCATCCCCTATCACCGCAGGCATTTCGACTATATGAAGCAATGCTGGTGCGGGCTTTATGTTCATAAAGACATTGTTGACCCGTCTATGTTGCGCCAGATTCCGGCTGCAGAAGTGCCTGCAGTTAAATTAAAAAGCCAAGCCTAAAAGACTTGGCGCATGAAATGCATTTACTAGGAATTACTTTAAACCAGCCCTGGAGACAATGGTTTCTGCTACTTCTTCCGCACTTGCGAAGGGAAAATCAGCTGCACTCAACAATTTGCCGGCTTCTCCGGCAGTAACTTCAAGACCTCCTGCCCGGCAAGTCGTATTAGCCCCCTCGGGAAAGGCAGCCAGTAAAGATTCCGGAGTGGCGATGGGAAAAGCAGCTCCTTGCAAGGCTCCGATAATCTGGCTTTTGATGGTCTCTCGTATGCTCATATGGACACCTCCTTTCACTTTGATTTATCAAACGCTGGCTCAATAATAAAGGATA is a window encoding:
- a CDS encoding glutaredoxin family protein, which produces MKAFLYALSTCFHCQRTKKWLNEHQIAYDYVDVDLAEEEEKKRLIQEVQTMTGSTQFPVLKVGKQHTVGFNEERIRKLLG
- a CDS encoding ferredoxin:thioredoxin reductase, coding for MQKTNRKEFIRTWFAAVVDKLGYKFTPDVEMAEFLLEQIVLLEQRFGSPYCPCQALTGNRADDMKIVCPCIPYHRRHFDYMKQCWCGLYVHKDIVDPSMLRQIPAAEVPAVKLKSQA